A single genomic interval of Stieleria maiorica harbors:
- a CDS encoding DUF4870 domain-containing protein, whose product MTIADELARLQALRDAGSLTEIEFEEAKRKVLHEQPQSAVSGFGGGSVAGQIHGVNEDTYCTLMHLSQLLVVSGLGIVAPIVMWVISKDESDLARRHGNRMMNWLISSLIYAFIAGLLCMVLIGIPLVILIVILDFVFPIIAAVKANNGELWSYPGAIRFFEED is encoded by the coding sequence ATGACGATTGCAGATGAACTGGCTCGGTTGCAGGCACTTCGCGATGCGGGGTCGCTGACCGAAATCGAGTTCGAAGAGGCCAAGCGAAAGGTGCTTCATGAGCAGCCCCAATCGGCGGTGTCGGGATTCGGCGGCGGGTCGGTGGCCGGCCAGATTCACGGTGTCAACGAGGACACCTATTGCACGCTGATGCACCTGTCGCAGCTGCTGGTCGTCTCGGGATTGGGGATCGTGGCACCGATCGTGATGTGGGTGATCAGCAAGGACGAATCCGACCTGGCGCGGCGCCATGGCAACCGCATGATGAATTGGCTGATCAGCAGCCTGATCTATGCCTTTATCGCCGGGCTGTTGTGCATGGTGCTGATCGGAATCCCGTTGGTGATTCTGATCGTGATCCTGGACTTCGTGTTCCCGATCATCGCCGCGGTCAAGGCCAACAACGGCGAGCTGTGGTCGTATCCCGGTGCGATCCGGTTCTTTGAGGAGGACTGA
- a CDS encoding DUF4279 domain-containing protein, with translation MFRTLRGFLDGDESDEENYFHFSATLRIHGMDIPFDEITEQLGVKPTMHRRKGERREPRSPQFKDDAWHYEPDLSETEPLEAHIEGLMNVVRPNLNYLKSLKSRFKIDVFCSYRSNCDHAGFEIPHTALELFKTLEIPFAVSVIVA, from the coding sequence ATGTTTCGCACGCTACGTGGATTTCTCGACGGCGATGAATCCGACGAGGAAAACTATTTCCACTTCAGCGCCACACTGCGCATCCATGGCATGGACATCCCATTTGACGAAATCACTGAGCAGCTTGGCGTTAAACCAACGATGCATCGACGCAAGGGCGAACGCCGTGAGCCTCGCTCTCCGCAATTCAAAGATGACGCATGGCATTACGAGCCTGACTTGTCAGAAACTGAACCGCTCGAAGCCCACATCGAAGGGCTCATGAACGTGGTTCGTCCGAATCTCAACTATCTCAAATCACTGAAATCGCGATTCAAGATTGACGTATTCTGCAGTTACCGCTCCAACTGCGATCACGCTGGTTTCGAGATACCACACACGGCGCTGGAGTTGTTCAAGACACTAGAGATTCCGTTCGCTGTTTCCGTCATCGTCGCGTAA
- a CDS encoding phosphopantetheine-binding protein, giving the protein MKQLVVAIYCVLIIGCGQRGAVVRHKTETPMLNEIKSVIASHLDMSADEIASNATFAELGADDLDLVEITMDVEDQLNLVIRDDALIAKTGSASANDLCRRLTVQGFAEVASAAPPPVAPDAPHPDAPESGVLRESQVGTYEQLIALPNPDNLELVFIPNFDDVRRFMEEEAGRALADNEIDVIRASSVVIALTPEMAAKMRQRDSDSQP; this is encoded by the coding sequence ATGAAACAACTTGTCGTCGCGATTTACTGTGTTCTCATCATCGGTTGCGGACAACGCGGAGCAGTTGTTCGTCACAAAACCGAAACGCCTATGCTCAACGAGATCAAGTCCGTAATCGCGTCGCACCTCGACATGTCGGCCGATGAAATTGCGTCCAACGCCACGTTTGCGGAGCTAGGCGCCGATGACCTTGACCTTGTAGAAATCACAATGGATGTCGAAGATCAATTGAATCTAGTCATTCGAGATGATGCCCTTATAGCAAAAACGGGTTCGGCTTCGGCAAATGATCTTTGTAGACGACTGACTGTTCAGGGATTTGCCGAGGTTGCCTCCGCCGCGCCACCTCCAGTTGCACCGGACGCTCCTCATCCAGATGCGCCTGAGAGTGGAGTGCTTCGAGAATCGCAGGTAGGCACTTACGAACAGTTGATCGCGTTGCCAAATCCAGACAATCTCGAACTGGTGTTCATTCCAAACTTCGATGATGTTCGCCGATTCATGGAAGAGGAGGCAGGGCGGGCACTGGCGGATAATGAGATCGATGTGATTCGCGCATCGTCGGTGGTGATTGCCTTGACTCCCGAGATGGCTGCTAAAATGCGTCAACGCGATTCGGATTCGCAGCCATGA
- a CDS encoding GlmL/MutL family protein yields MNQMIRFSFPGQAYFMIRRFPLPLFFLCALVLAAGVAAEPGRAQRPRVGVIGPIDGTGVPVEQFESLQQRLAGVDVSGTLGNSIHLAACQPQQISISDRTVEAVCGRNVRLPDAWTLGPESTLYRGVACGPDRPESEKRAEQIGQAPSSWASLRPIIESNYPNDVIAMIDPRGTLHVACDWDADLKLDGKELFVVPADEFDQAKLFRHDDWIVMMQLAQSTDHTVDRQSMDHIQLRLWTITGTAQDRTGDWGRSPLAALLNPAHHSAEYELIWLDVAGWMPADMAASMQAAKEIGCDVVLIDVIAANRDAAEMTPLIAELSHRCGIPVMVNKRTTVSPDHWVQPSRAAGSDAVDPRLDEGVAFERRVNAMLRRPLPLPDTDQNEVAAEALARPEAVAPPATMRCVSLPRVPEADVPEVVLRNARPLLDRGPLVRSWWYRGAAGDGSADAGRLFQATDATVPRWDDRRLQSWTFLESGWLDRRSRRMGEPGLATHQPAWILLQAVAGSSVDVAPPQLVESVGGDSDRRSPTPGRRDWLWYYDHDAAEESLQQRVVSGATPGEVLQRHGEPEDAAADIDAWRSHLLALDQPSLRKRHLDRVIAAADQVLRRCEKELGGLPAPVDPDQIVAQTRMNEDSNIDVPTTPDAIRWYAWAVDAVYRKVRAIGYRELPDVVVDHPVRDPEAQDRAYESAFAQLCGMVDITDHRFVLTLVRYLRRQGEPFQAYEMLQRHATEGPAMPWYFKKERDLWTDGGWEPLRRLGHARWFLREADQSVMH; encoded by the coding sequence ATGAACCAGATGATCCGATTCAGTTTTCCCGGTCAGGCATACTTCATGATTCGTCGTTTCCCATTGCCACTCTTTTTCCTTTGCGCATTGGTCTTGGCCGCGGGAGTCGCGGCGGAACCCGGACGTGCCCAGCGGCCGCGTGTCGGGGTGATCGGCCCGATCGACGGAACCGGGGTTCCGGTCGAGCAGTTCGAATCGCTGCAGCAACGTCTTGCTGGGGTGGATGTTTCCGGGACGCTCGGAAATTCGATTCATCTGGCGGCTTGCCAACCGCAGCAAATTTCGATTTCGGACCGGACGGTCGAAGCCGTCTGTGGTCGCAACGTGCGGCTTCCCGATGCGTGGACGCTGGGACCGGAAAGCACACTCTATCGAGGCGTTGCGTGTGGGCCGGACCGCCCCGAATCCGAGAAACGTGCCGAGCAGATCGGGCAAGCTCCATCGTCGTGGGCGTCGCTCCGACCGATCATTGAATCGAACTATCCCAATGACGTGATCGCGATGATCGATCCGCGGGGGACGCTGCACGTGGCTTGCGACTGGGATGCCGACCTGAAACTGGACGGCAAGGAATTGTTTGTCGTCCCGGCGGATGAGTTTGATCAAGCGAAGTTGTTCCGACATGACGACTGGATCGTGATGATGCAGCTCGCGCAATCGACCGACCACACGGTTGACCGTCAATCGATGGATCACATTCAGCTTCGCCTGTGGACGATCACGGGCACGGCACAAGACCGCACAGGTGACTGGGGCCGATCACCGCTGGCAGCCTTGCTGAATCCCGCGCATCACTCAGCGGAGTATGAACTGATTTGGCTGGACGTCGCCGGTTGGATGCCGGCAGACATGGCGGCGTCGATGCAGGCAGCCAAGGAGATCGGCTGCGACGTGGTCTTGATCGACGTGATTGCGGCAAACCGAGATGCGGCGGAGATGACTCCGTTGATTGCCGAACTGTCGCATCGATGTGGTATTCCGGTGATGGTGAACAAGCGGACGACGGTTTCGCCAGACCATTGGGTTCAGCCATCCCGGGCCGCGGGATCCGACGCCGTCGATCCTCGGTTAGATGAGGGTGTCGCGTTTGAGCGGAGGGTCAACGCGATGCTTCGTCGTCCTCTCCCGTTGCCCGACACCGATCAAAACGAAGTGGCGGCTGAGGCATTGGCGCGACCGGAGGCGGTCGCGCCGCCGGCGACGATGCGATGCGTTTCGTTGCCGCGGGTGCCGGAGGCAGATGTGCCGGAGGTCGTGCTGCGTAACGCGCGTCCTTTGTTGGATCGCGGGCCATTGGTGCGATCCTGGTGGTATCGCGGGGCGGCTGGCGACGGATCCGCTGACGCTGGGCGATTGTTTCAGGCAACCGACGCTACCGTGCCGCGCTGGGATGATCGTCGTTTGCAGTCGTGGACGTTTTTGGAATCCGGATGGCTGGATCGACGCAGCAGGCGGATGGGAGAACCGGGACTTGCGACACATCAGCCCGCCTGGATTCTTTTGCAAGCTGTCGCCGGCTCGTCTGTCGATGTTGCCCCGCCGCAGTTGGTTGAATCGGTGGGTGGTGACAGTGATCGCCGGAGTCCGACGCCGGGCCGGCGAGATTGGCTGTGGTACTACGACCATGACGCGGCGGAGGAATCGTTGCAGCAGCGTGTCGTTTCCGGGGCGACACCGGGGGAAGTCCTGCAGCGACACGGAGAGCCCGAGGACGCTGCGGCCGACATCGACGCGTGGCGATCTCACCTACTGGCACTCGATCAGCCGTCGCTTCGCAAGCGGCATCTGGATCGTGTGATCGCGGCGGCGGACCAAGTTTTACGACGCTGCGAGAAAGAGCTGGGTGGATTGCCGGCACCGGTTGATCCCGACCAGATCGTTGCGCAAACGAGGATGAACGAGGACTCGAACATCGACGTGCCGACGACGCCGGACGCGATTCGGTGGTATGCCTGGGCGGTGGACGCCGTGTATCGCAAGGTCCGTGCGATCGGCTACCGTGAGCTTCCCGATGTCGTGGTCGATCATCCGGTCCGAGACCCCGAAGCGCAGGATCGCGCGTACGAATCGGCCTTTGCCCAGCTGTGCGGGATGGTCGACATCACCGACCATCGTTTCGTCCTGACGTTGGTGCGGTACTTACGACGACAGGGCGAGCCGTTTCAAGCGTACGAGATGCTGCAGCGTCATGCGACCGAAGGTCCGGCGATGCCCTGGTACTTCAAGAAGGAACGCGACCTCTGGACCGACGGCGGCTGGGAACCGCTCAGGCGTCTCGGCCATGCGCGTTGGTTTTTGCGTGAGGCCGACCAGAGCGTGATGCACTAG
- a CDS encoding SGNH/GDSL hydrolase family protein, whose translation MAARPLATILVLALSVGVTAPQCVQAGVVVFGDSLSDTGNVFAASGGAAFAHAPGSRFPSPPFASGVASNGVLWVDVLASRLGETPPGPALIGGTNYAFIGAMTGTQVSSPFGVPSMSEQVGLYLSSNAGVAPPDDIFALWGGANDFFFGQFDPGLAVSNLSDQIQLLAGAGAREFLVANLIPLSLTPSLAGTPTAASATAFSHAFNTTLATEIGTLRTDLDVTIHELDVAGLFEEVSSDPAAFGFTNTVDPALHVELSTSIPIFPYDVVGNPDEYLWWDGVHPTAAVQSLIGERAAALVRPVPEPASAAIWIPVALIYIILVRRRLFVLRV comes from the coding sequence TTGGCGGCCAGACCACTTGCGACGATCCTGGTGCTGGCCTTGTCGGTGGGAGTGACCGCCCCGCAGTGTGTCCAAGCCGGCGTCGTTGTCTTCGGGGACAGCCTGTCGGACACCGGGAATGTGTTCGCTGCAAGTGGCGGCGCGGCATTTGCCCACGCTCCGGGCAGCCGGTTTCCTTCGCCGCCCTTTGCGAGCGGGGTGGCAAGCAACGGGGTGCTGTGGGTTGACGTGTTGGCGAGCCGTCTGGGCGAAACGCCGCCTGGACCAGCCCTAATTGGTGGGACGAATTATGCGTTCATCGGGGCGATGACCGGGACGCAGGTTTCGTCGCCGTTCGGAGTCCCTAGCATGTCCGAGCAGGTCGGTCTCTACCTTTCGTCCAACGCTGGCGTGGCCCCACCCGATGACATCTTTGCCCTATGGGGCGGTGCGAATGACTTTTTCTTCGGTCAATTCGATCCTGGCCTCGCCGTATCCAACCTATCCGACCAGATCCAGTTGCTTGCCGGAGCGGGGGCTCGTGAGTTTCTCGTCGCAAACCTCATCCCACTCAGCCTGACGCCGTCGCTTGCGGGCACGCCGACGGCTGCCTCCGCAACGGCATTTTCTCATGCTTTCAATACGACACTTGCGACAGAAATCGGCACGCTGCGTACGGACCTGGACGTGACCATTCATGAGTTGGACGTGGCGGGATTGTTTGAGGAGGTCAGCTCCGATCCCGCTGCGTTCGGATTCACCAACACTGTTGACCCTGCCCTCCACGTCGAACTCTCCACGAGCATACCGATTTTTCCCTACGACGTTGTCGGCAACCCAGACGAATACCTGTGGTGGGACGGAGTGCATCCGACAGCGGCGGTACAGAGCCTGATCGGTGAGCGAGCGGCGGCGTTGGTGCGGCCCGTGCCGGAACCGGCAAGCGCGGCGATCTGGATACCCGTCGCTTTGATATACATTATTTTGGTACGACGTCGTCTATTCGTGCTCCGCGTGTAA